A genomic segment from Bombus affinis isolate iyBomAffi1 chromosome 13, iyBomAffi1.2, whole genome shotgun sequence encodes:
- the LOC126923461 gene encoding protein CLEC16A homolog isoform X2, with product MFRSRSWFGGGLWKPKNPHSLEHLKYLYHVLSKNQTVSENNRGLLVETLRSIAEILIWGDQNDSSVFDFFLEKNMLSFFLRIMKQKCGSYVCVQLLQTLNILFENIRNETSLYYLLSNNHVNSIIVHKFDFSDEEVMAYYISFLKTLSLKLNAHTIHFFYNEHTNDFPLYTEAIKFFNHSEGMVRIAVRTLTLNVYRVEDASMLAFIRDRTAAPYFSNLVWFIGNHIIELDTCVRNDADHQSQNRLSDLVAEHLDHLHYLNDILCLNISDLNKVLSEHLLHKLLVPLYVYSLMRHKNLLCQNQEDRKHVSIVVALFLLSQVFLIVSHGPLVHTLAAVMLLSDLKTIQTGASKVLEIYGDISLDKPIAFSPPRESLEKSLENLSESLTVSDELCEEESNLKEEKDNVENGSEDVSETNHASTSFDTASTGGVSVLISSQQLDINIPAEDLEEIKHLNVTDEEKEQRLALETPLTPQTQKNVTESLSNKPFLETILNSLFCTENDYAALFALCLLYALANNQGIDRKTLDPILCNSRNSTTSLYNEILIDRLIHIITLSCQTNARVRLVTLELTIKLLIQLVMSEGQSMLKDSHLAAIEAAKEQSTSLLKNFYKSEDIFLDMFEDEYSEIQKRPLNVEWLMMDSNVLLPPTGTPMTGIEFTKRLPCGDVERARRAIRVFFLIRDLSLTLNMEVETQLPLTNPINCIQVDNVLDLNNSDLIACTVVWKDGQKIRRFLVIDIVQLILVEPDTSKLGWGVAKLVGFLQDIEVAGDKDDSRCLHLTIYKPLSSNTGNRVPLLSTKFIFDDHIRCMAAKQRLTKGRIKARQKKMNQIARLLDIPTSIPHATTPPNYALRGFRHERLVGRAQRPKEHLPRPMFTVNKVPGFAAQMRRENAARPTPGLSSSTPKRGDTVSNEKSHENGLRSRDNSPKMPRPRSEEIPLEDMRIRKASLTSNGLNISHICQEKKDSQISTCSANGEPSTVIRKHSEETSFTCPQEVKPRRKGQVETI from the exons ATGTTTCGAAGTCGGAGCTGGTTTGGAGGAGGGCTTTGGAAGCCCAAAAATCCTCATTCTTTAGAGCATCttaa GTACTTGTATCATGTACTATCAAAAAATCAAACTGTGTCAGAAAATAATAGGGGTTTGTTAGTAGAAACTCTTCGTTCTATAGCTGAAATTTTAATATGGGGTGACCAAAATGATAGCAGTGTATTTGA TTTCTTTTTGGAAAAGAATATGCTTTCATTTTTCCTACGTATAATGAAACAAAAATGCGGAAGCTATGTATGTGTTCAGTTATTGCAGaccttaaatatattatttgaaaatatacgTAATGAGACATCTTTAT ATTATTTACTTAGTAATAATCATGTGAACAGTATAATAGTGCACAAATTTGACTTTAGCGATGAGGAAGTGATGGCATATTACATCAGCTTTTTAAAGACTTTAAGCTTGAAGTTAAATGCACATACCATTCACTTCTTTTATAATGAG CACACCAATGATTTTCCATTGTATACGGAggcaattaaattttttaatcacTCCGAAGGAATGGTTCGTATAGCAGTGCGAACTTTAACTTTAAATGTATATCGAGTAGAAGATGCCTCCATGCTAGCATTTATAAGAGATCGCACTGCTGCACCCTATTTCAGCAATCTTGTATGGTTTATTGGTAATCACATTATAGAGCTTGACACTTGTGTTAGAAATGATGCTGA TCATCAAAGTCAAAACAGATTATCAGATTTAGTAGCAGAACATTTAGATCATTTACATTATTTAAATGACATTCTTTGTTTAAATATATCTGATTTAAATAAAGTTTTATCAGAACACTTGCTTCATAAATTATTAGTTCCACTATATGTTTACTCACTTATGAGACACAAAAATCTTCTGTGCCAAAATCAG GAAGACAGAAAACACGTGAGCATTGTTGTAGCCTTATTTTTACTTTCTCAAGTATTTCTAATAGTTTCTCATGGTCCTCTTGTACATACACTAGCAGCAGTAATGCTGCTGTCAGATTTAAAAACAATACAAACAGGTGCAAGTAAAGTACTTGAAATATATGGTGATATTTCATTGGATAAGCCAATTGCTTTTTCACCACCGAGAGAAagtttagagaagtctttagaAAATTTAAGTGAATCCTTGACAGTGTCAGATGAACTTTGTGAAGAAGAAAGTAAtttgaaagaagaaaaggatAACGTGGAAAATGGAAGTGAAGATGTTtcagaaacaaatcatgctaGTACATCATTTGATACTGCTTCAACAGGAGGTGTATCAGTACTTATAAGTTCACAACAACTAGATATAAATATTCCAGCTGAAGATTTGGAAGAAATCAAACATTTAAATGTTACTGATGAAGAAAAGGAGCAAAGATTAGCATTAGAAACTCCTTTAACACCTCAAACTCAAAAAAATGTAACTGAATCATTATCAAATAAGCCATTCTTAGAAACTATTTTAAATTCCTTATTTTGCACAGAAAACGATTATGCCGCTCTATTCGCGTTGTGTTTACTTTATGCTTTAGCTAATAATCAG GGCATAGATCGTAAAACTTTGGATCCAATTTTATGCAATTCACGAAATTCAACTACAAGTTtatataatgaaattttaatagatAGACTGATTCATATCATAACATTAAGTTGTCAAACAA ATGCTAGAGTGAGACTTGTTACTTTGGAATTGACAATTAAATTGTTAATACAATTAGTAATGTCAGAAGGTCAAAGTATGTTAAAAGATTCACATTTGGCAGCAATTGAAGCAGCCAAAGAACAAAGCACATCGCtattaaagaatttttataag AGCGAAGACATATTCTTAGATATGTTTGAAGATGAATATAGCGAAATCCAGAAACGACCTTTGAATGTTGAATGGTTAATGATGGACAGTAATGTTCTATTACCGCCAACGGGAACTCCAATGACGGGTATCGAATTTACTAAAAGACTACCATGTGGagat GTTGAAAGAGCACGACGCGCCATACGAGTATTCTTTTTAATAAGAGATCTATCACTGACCCTTAATATGGAAGTAGAAACACAGTTGCCACTAACAAATCCGATCAACTGTATTCAAGTTGACAACGTTCTTGATTTAA atAATAGCGATTTAATCGCATGTACAGTTGTGTGGAAAGATGGCCAGAAAATTCGTCGTTTTTTAGTTATCGACATTGTGCAATTAATTCTTGTTGAACCTGATACTAGTAAACTAGGTTGGGGAGTGGCAAAATTGGTAGGGTTTCTACAAGATATCGAAGTTGCAGGTGACAAAGATGATTCTAGATGTCTACACTTGACAATCTATAAACCTTTAAGCAGTAATACTGGCAATCGTGTTCCATTGTTATCAACAAAATTCATTTTCGATGATCATATAAGATGTATGGCCGCGAAACAAAG GCTAACAAAAGGAAGAATAAAAGCACGCCAGAAGAAAATGAATCAAATTGCAAGACTACTCGACATTCCTACAAGTATACCTCACGCCACGACACCACCAAATTATGCATTACGTGGTTTTCGACATGAAC GATTAGTAGGACGTGCTCAGAGACCAAAAGAACATCTGCCGCGTCCAATGTTCACCGTAAATAAAGTTCCTGGATTCGCAGCACAAATGCGTAGAGAAAATGCTGCTAGACCTACCCCCGGTCTTTCGTCATCGACTCCGAAACGCGGTGATACTGTGTCAAATGAAAAAAGTCACGAAAATGGATTGCGATCTCGAGATAATTCACCGAAGATGCCAAGACCACGAAGCGAAGAAATTCCTTTAGAAGATATGCGAATTCGAAAAGCATCCTTAACTTCTAATGGATTGAATATATCACACATATGTCAAGAAAAGAAAGACAGTCAAATTTCTACTTGTTCAGCTAATGGCGAGCCATCAACTGTGATCAGAAAACATTCGGAAGAGACATCGTTCACCTGTCCGCAAGAAGTGAAACCACGTAGAAAGGGTCAAGTGGAGACAATATGA
- the LOC126923461 gene encoding protein CLEC16A homolog isoform X1 has translation MFRSRSWFGGGLWKPKNPHSLEHLKYLYHVLSKNQTVSENNRGLLVETLRSIAEILIWGDQNDSSVFDFFLEKNMLSFFLRIMKQKCGSYVCVQLLQTLNILFENIRNETSLYYLLSNNHVNSIIVHKFDFSDEEVMAYYISFLKTLSLKLNAHTIHFFYNEVNEHTNDFPLYTEAIKFFNHSEGMVRIAVRTLTLNVYRVEDASMLAFIRDRTAAPYFSNLVWFIGNHIIELDTCVRNDADHQSQNRLSDLVAEHLDHLHYLNDILCLNISDLNKVLSEHLLHKLLVPLYVYSLMRHKNLLCQNQEDRKHVSIVVALFLLSQVFLIVSHGPLVHTLAAVMLLSDLKTIQTGASKVLEIYGDISLDKPIAFSPPRESLEKSLENLSESLTVSDELCEEESNLKEEKDNVENGSEDVSETNHASTSFDTASTGGVSVLISSQQLDINIPAEDLEEIKHLNVTDEEKEQRLALETPLTPQTQKNVTESLSNKPFLETILNSLFCTENDYAALFALCLLYALANNQGIDRKTLDPILCNSRNSTTSLYNEILIDRLIHIITLSCQTNARVRLVTLELTIKLLIQLVMSEGQSMLKDSHLAAIEAAKEQSTSLLKNFYKSEDIFLDMFEDEYSEIQKRPLNVEWLMMDSNVLLPPTGTPMTGIEFTKRLPCGDVERARRAIRVFFLIRDLSLTLNMEVETQLPLTNPINCIQVDNVLDLNNSDLIACTVVWKDGQKIRRFLVIDIVQLILVEPDTSKLGWGVAKLVGFLQDIEVAGDKDDSRCLHLTIYKPLSSNTGNRVPLLSTKFIFDDHIRCMAAKQRLTKGRIKARQKKMNQIARLLDIPTSIPHATTPPNYALRGFRHERLVGRAQRPKEHLPRPMFTVNKVPGFAAQMRRENAARPTPGLSSSTPKRGDTVSNEKSHENGLRSRDNSPKMPRPRSEEIPLEDMRIRKASLTSNGLNISHICQEKKDSQISTCSANGEPSTVIRKHSEETSFTCPQEVKPRRKGQVETI, from the exons ATGTTTCGAAGTCGGAGCTGGTTTGGAGGAGGGCTTTGGAAGCCCAAAAATCCTCATTCTTTAGAGCATCttaa GTACTTGTATCATGTACTATCAAAAAATCAAACTGTGTCAGAAAATAATAGGGGTTTGTTAGTAGAAACTCTTCGTTCTATAGCTGAAATTTTAATATGGGGTGACCAAAATGATAGCAGTGTATTTGA TTTCTTTTTGGAAAAGAATATGCTTTCATTTTTCCTACGTATAATGAAACAAAAATGCGGAAGCTATGTATGTGTTCAGTTATTGCAGaccttaaatatattatttgaaaatatacgTAATGAGACATCTTTAT ATTATTTACTTAGTAATAATCATGTGAACAGTATAATAGTGCACAAATTTGACTTTAGCGATGAGGAAGTGATGGCATATTACATCAGCTTTTTAAAGACTTTAAGCTTGAAGTTAAATGCACATACCATTCACTTCTTTTATAATGAGGTAAACGAG CACACCAATGATTTTCCATTGTATACGGAggcaattaaattttttaatcacTCCGAAGGAATGGTTCGTATAGCAGTGCGAACTTTAACTTTAAATGTATATCGAGTAGAAGATGCCTCCATGCTAGCATTTATAAGAGATCGCACTGCTGCACCCTATTTCAGCAATCTTGTATGGTTTATTGGTAATCACATTATAGAGCTTGACACTTGTGTTAGAAATGATGCTGA TCATCAAAGTCAAAACAGATTATCAGATTTAGTAGCAGAACATTTAGATCATTTACATTATTTAAATGACATTCTTTGTTTAAATATATCTGATTTAAATAAAGTTTTATCAGAACACTTGCTTCATAAATTATTAGTTCCACTATATGTTTACTCACTTATGAGACACAAAAATCTTCTGTGCCAAAATCAG GAAGACAGAAAACACGTGAGCATTGTTGTAGCCTTATTTTTACTTTCTCAAGTATTTCTAATAGTTTCTCATGGTCCTCTTGTACATACACTAGCAGCAGTAATGCTGCTGTCAGATTTAAAAACAATACAAACAGGTGCAAGTAAAGTACTTGAAATATATGGTGATATTTCATTGGATAAGCCAATTGCTTTTTCACCACCGAGAGAAagtttagagaagtctttagaAAATTTAAGTGAATCCTTGACAGTGTCAGATGAACTTTGTGAAGAAGAAAGTAAtttgaaagaagaaaaggatAACGTGGAAAATGGAAGTGAAGATGTTtcagaaacaaatcatgctaGTACATCATTTGATACTGCTTCAACAGGAGGTGTATCAGTACTTATAAGTTCACAACAACTAGATATAAATATTCCAGCTGAAGATTTGGAAGAAATCAAACATTTAAATGTTACTGATGAAGAAAAGGAGCAAAGATTAGCATTAGAAACTCCTTTAACACCTCAAACTCAAAAAAATGTAACTGAATCATTATCAAATAAGCCATTCTTAGAAACTATTTTAAATTCCTTATTTTGCACAGAAAACGATTATGCCGCTCTATTCGCGTTGTGTTTACTTTATGCTTTAGCTAATAATCAG GGCATAGATCGTAAAACTTTGGATCCAATTTTATGCAATTCACGAAATTCAACTACAAGTTtatataatgaaattttaatagatAGACTGATTCATATCATAACATTAAGTTGTCAAACAA ATGCTAGAGTGAGACTTGTTACTTTGGAATTGACAATTAAATTGTTAATACAATTAGTAATGTCAGAAGGTCAAAGTATGTTAAAAGATTCACATTTGGCAGCAATTGAAGCAGCCAAAGAACAAAGCACATCGCtattaaagaatttttataag AGCGAAGACATATTCTTAGATATGTTTGAAGATGAATATAGCGAAATCCAGAAACGACCTTTGAATGTTGAATGGTTAATGATGGACAGTAATGTTCTATTACCGCCAACGGGAACTCCAATGACGGGTATCGAATTTACTAAAAGACTACCATGTGGagat GTTGAAAGAGCACGACGCGCCATACGAGTATTCTTTTTAATAAGAGATCTATCACTGACCCTTAATATGGAAGTAGAAACACAGTTGCCACTAACAAATCCGATCAACTGTATTCAAGTTGACAACGTTCTTGATTTAA atAATAGCGATTTAATCGCATGTACAGTTGTGTGGAAAGATGGCCAGAAAATTCGTCGTTTTTTAGTTATCGACATTGTGCAATTAATTCTTGTTGAACCTGATACTAGTAAACTAGGTTGGGGAGTGGCAAAATTGGTAGGGTTTCTACAAGATATCGAAGTTGCAGGTGACAAAGATGATTCTAGATGTCTACACTTGACAATCTATAAACCTTTAAGCAGTAATACTGGCAATCGTGTTCCATTGTTATCAACAAAATTCATTTTCGATGATCATATAAGATGTATGGCCGCGAAACAAAG GCTAACAAAAGGAAGAATAAAAGCACGCCAGAAGAAAATGAATCAAATTGCAAGACTACTCGACATTCCTACAAGTATACCTCACGCCACGACACCACCAAATTATGCATTACGTGGTTTTCGACATGAAC GATTAGTAGGACGTGCTCAGAGACCAAAAGAACATCTGCCGCGTCCAATGTTCACCGTAAATAAAGTTCCTGGATTCGCAGCACAAATGCGTAGAGAAAATGCTGCTAGACCTACCCCCGGTCTTTCGTCATCGACTCCGAAACGCGGTGATACTGTGTCAAATGAAAAAAGTCACGAAAATGGATTGCGATCTCGAGATAATTCACCGAAGATGCCAAGACCACGAAGCGAAGAAATTCCTTTAGAAGATATGCGAATTCGAAAAGCATCCTTAACTTCTAATGGATTGAATATATCACACATATGTCAAGAAAAGAAAGACAGTCAAATTTCTACTTGTTCAGCTAATGGCGAGCCATCAACTGTGATCAGAAAACATTCGGAAGAGACATCGTTCACCTGTCCGCAAGAAGTGAAACCACGTAGAAAGGGTCAAGTGGAGACAATATGA